A genomic stretch from Methanocaldococcus sp. includes:
- a CDS encoding CARDB domain-containing protein: MNWKMVLLPILILSFIAGVYGENIIVELVPSNLTVTLGESFNLTLKVENIPNGTISNGYENYSGYCGGFETVIYYNPSVLNISQNDVILSNIANTASLKNVSVENGSISIKLVWLSNYPSGNFTIATLKFKSVNVSDNATVSLQNTVVSTSDGYSYSKIGVNVTLKNAYIKIIEKPIADLIVPKVIKAELGDNVTIPVIVSPKENETVKLIKGYLSYDKNFLKPISVKSDVGTVYFNSSSGFFEIDNINQSNNFTIDITYNVINVGNTTVKLDNVYMEDTNGSFVSGITSNATEIVIPGPDLVCKIIPVSLKAYENNTIPVVIKNIGERNVTNNFTVTLYADTFEVGSCIVNGLDVNQTKEVNFTFMPTEEKNYTLVAVVDTNNNVKEVNEYNNKYVCNLYAVELPISVNLESSTNLTKTEYTFEVNITLNNITPERPAKAIQGVLTYNPNVVECINFTFMIKPSEVNGTFLENVTYENGKVLFKLMDGNINHSIVIATAKFKAIDVGSTNIGLSDVVVSDINGYKFHKVFTNNLSIIVQGPNLKIVNLSVPNPSIYRVPTTINVTITNNGHQDVNKSFNVALYADTEEIGEVTVNGLNISQVKTVTFNWTPNDIHTYTIVAVVHPNNVIKEENESDNKVVKEVKVIEIPVWVSVYNTTPVVNGTFNATIEVKGIENKRPCGGYEGILILKNLKIENIQLLGPESCTNYTINNNELMFMGFNFTASGTFKIANITFKIVNENDNYSAILKNIILSDKDGYRFRMVFVNNTILNKELKEALKGLLIEADVLDKINIDNIKLESAGNINITILPINIDNKTDEIIIPKVSDNISVNITDNILSTITSVYYEAETLYEITKYIDNENKFNETLDMIVKDVKPVLYVGYNITNITKEEPKKIGNKLISTIKLKVENTSKGFIIIRMPIGKLNVENIIVNNGTENITLKENDINSKIGWYRILNDGILEITLLKDPEIYIELSATLPVTTTTTYSSGGGYILTGGTNIPYPDVARDIKSLKIREIVHNSLVVVGSEIDLNLSARYLKAINEINLTKKPIEINRDMIIIGGPIANPEAKKYMWLFPVKVTNDYPGKHKGVIEKQIINGHLVILLAGSDRWGTKAAVEYFKQLDDIPDEPIFVEWVNNTAIRIEKP, encoded by the coding sequence ATGAACTGGAAGATGGTATTATTACCAATCTTAATTTTGAGTTTTATAGCAGGAGTTTATGGAGAAAATATAATTGTAGAGTTAGTTCCATCAAATTTGACAGTTACATTAGGAGAGAGTTTTAATTTAACATTGAAAGTAGAAAATATCCCAAATGGAACAATATCTAATGGTTATGAAAATTACTCTGGATACTGTGGAGGTTTTGAGACAGTAATTTATTATAACCCATCTGTACTAAATATAAGTCAAAATGATGTGATTTTAAGTAATATAGCCAATACTGCATCTTTAAAAAATGTAAGTGTCGAAAATGGATCAATATCAATAAAATTAGTATGGTTGAGTAACTATCCATCTGGAAACTTTACAATCGCTACTTTAAAGTTTAAATCAGTAAATGTATCAGATAATGCAACAGTTTCTTTACAAAATACTGTAGTATCCACTTCAGATGGATATAGTTACAGTAAAATAGGAGTAAATGTAACTTTAAAGAATGCTTATATTAAAATTATTGAAAAACCTATTGCTGATTTAATAGTTCCTAAAGTTATAAAAGCAGAACTTGGAGACAATGTAACAATTCCAGTAATTGTATCTCCTAAAGAAAATGAAACTGTAAAGTTAATTAAAGGATATTTATCATATGATAAAAACTTCTTAAAACCAATAAGTGTTAAATCAGACGTAGGAACAGTTTACTTCAACAGTTCAAGTGGTTTCTTTGAAATAGATAACATAAATCAATCTAACAATTTCACAATAGATATTACTTACAATGTAATAAATGTTGGTAATACAACAGTAAAATTAGATAATGTCTATATGGAAGATACAAATGGTAGTTTTGTAAGTGGTATTACTTCCAACGCTACTGAAATAGTGATTCCTGGACCAGATTTAGTTTGTAAAATTATTCCAGTGTCCTTAAAGGCTTATGAAAACAACACTATTCCAGTAGTAATAAAGAATATAGGAGAGAGAAATGTAACAAACAATTTCACAGTTACCTTGTATGCAGATACATTTGAGGTAGGTTCATGTATAGTTAATGGATTAGATGTGAATCAAACTAAGGAAGTAAACTTTACATTCATGCCTACCGAAGAGAAAAACTATACACTTGTCGCTGTAGTTGATACAAACAACAATGTAAAAGAGGTTAACGAATATAATAACAAATATGTTTGTAATTTATATGCTGTTGAGTTACCAATTAGTGTAAATTTAGAATCTTCAACAAACTTAACAAAAACAGAATATACCTTCGAAGTAAATATTACACTAAACAATATAACTCCTGAAAGACCTGCAAAGGCTATACAAGGAGTTTTAACATATAATCCAAATGTAGTAGAGTGTATAAATTTCACATTCATGATAAAACCTTCTGAAGTAAATGGAACATTCTTAGAAAATGTAACATATGAAAACGGAAAAGTATTATTTAAGTTAATGGATGGAAATATTAACCATTCAATTGTCATAGCTACTGCTAAATTTAAAGCAATAGATGTAGGTAGTACAAATATTGGATTATCTGATGTAGTAGTCTCTGATATAAATGGATATAAATTCCATAAGGTATTTACTAACAATTTAAGTATCATTGTACAAGGGCCAAACCTTAAAATAGTTAATCTGAGTGTTCCAAATCCTTCAATATATAGAGTACCAACAACAATAAATGTTACAATAACAAACAATGGACACCAAGATGTAAATAAATCATTTAATGTTGCATTGTATGCAGATACCGAAGAAATTGGAGAAGTAACTGTTAATGGGCTAAATATTAGCCAGGTTAAAACAGTAACCTTCAATTGGACTCCAAATGATATACATACATATACAATAGTTGCAGTAGTACATCCAAACAATGTAATTAAAGAAGAAAACGAAAGTGATAACAAAGTTGTTAAAGAAGTAAAAGTTATTGAAATTCCAGTATGGGTTTCAGTATATAATACAACCCCAGTAGTAAATGGAACATTTAATGCTACAATAGAAGTTAAAGGTATTGAAAACAAAAGACCTTGTGGAGGTTATGAAGGTATCTTAATTCTTAAAAACTTAAAAATTGAAAATATACAACTACTTGGACCAGAGTCCTGTACGAACTATACTATAAACAATAATGAGTTAATGTTTATGGGATTCAATTTCACAGCATCAGGAACCTTTAAAATAGCAAATATAACATTTAAAATAGTTAATGAAAATGACAATTACTCAGCAATTTTAAAGAATATAATATTATCAGACAAAGACGGATATAGATTTAGAATGGTATTTGTTAATAATACTATATTAAATAAGGAATTAAAAGAAGCTCTTAAAGGATTGCTAATTGAAGCAGATGTGCTTGATAAAATAAATATTGATAATATTAAATTAGAGTCTGCAGGTAACATTAATATAACAATCTTGCCTATTAATATTGATAATAAAACTGATGAAATAATAATACCAAAAGTTAGTGACAATATTTCAGTAAATATTACAGACAATATATTATCAACAATAACATCAGTTTATTATGAAGCTGAAACCTTGTATGAGATTACTAAGTATATAGATAATGAAAATAAATTTAACGAAACATTAGATATGATTGTTAAAGATGTTAAACCAGTATTATATGTAGGATATAATATAACAAATATAACAAAAGAAGAGCCAAAGAAAATTGGCAATAAATTAATATCAACTATAAAATTAAAAGTAGAAAATACATCCAAAGGATTCATAATCATAAGAATGCCTATTGGTAAGTTAAATGTAGAAAATATCATTGTAAATAATGGAACTGAAAACATAACACTAAAAGAAAATGACATAAACAGTAAAATAGGATGGTATAGAATACTCAATGATGGTATATTAGAAATAACCTTACTTAAAGATCCTGAAATTTATATAGAACTTTCTGCAACACTACCAGTAACAACTACAACAACCTACAGTAGTGGAGGAGGATATATCTTAACAGGTGGAACAAATATTCCATATCCAGATGTAGCGAGAGACATAAAATCGTTAAAGATTAGAGAAATAGTACATAATTCATTAGTAGTAGTAGGATCAGAGATTGATTTGAATTTATCAGCAAGATATCTCAAGGCTATAAATGAAATAAACCTGACAAAGAAACCAATAGAAATAAATAGAGATATGATAATAATAGGTGGGCCAATAGCGAATCCAGAAGCTAAGAAGTATATGTGGCTATTCCCAGTCAAAGTAACTAATGACTATCCAGGAAAACACAAAGGAGTTATAGAAAAACAAATAATAAATGGACATTTAGTTATTCTCTTAGCAGGTTCTGATAGATGGGGTACAAAGGCAGCAGTAGAATACTTCAAACAATTAGATGATATTCCAGATGAACCAATATTCGTTGAATGGGTTAATAATACAGCCATAAGAATTGAAAAACCTTAA
- a CDS encoding ABC transporter substrate-binding protein, with the protein MSKNINIIGYILLTVFLILVPAYGESVDDYKYRLGDINKDGSVNIADVVYMFKHLNDVPVYDGDLNADDSVDIADVVYLFVHLQQLSAPIHYAKLLKITYYDKNGNIVNPYNGEPYAYKILVDATGQRFLLKNESEPIPAWAEGKYDKVINVPLKRVVVMSSTHIALMEPLNDDGSVIASVKGIMWGHMYKWYFDNIKEGLENGSIIDVGSTYNPNWDLILNLSPQVIFVYPGYSGDAIIAKCKELNLTYVADAEYLEDSYLARCEWVKMFAAFYNKENVAKEYFTRIEKNALNVRRIVSKSTTRPLVAWGKNYPKWGGTYVPRAQSYVAKGIEFCGGDYIFKDLPGTGSACIDYETFAERAKNADIWVVPSSTTWLTTFKEDDPGYEYFKAVRDGRLFCISDDYWQLGLMNTDQVLEDLATIIHPELFKGRTTHYFLRYYPDNNTAVPYTAG; encoded by the coding sequence ATGTCGAAAAATATTAATATTATTGGCTATATATTACTCACCGTTTTCTTAATATTAGTCCCTGCGTATGGAGAAAGTGTTGATGACTATAAATATAGATTAGGAGACATTAACAAGGATGGTTCAGTAAATATCGCAGACGTTGTATACATGTTTAAGCATTTAAATGATGTTCCAGTATATGATGGGGACTTAAACGCAGATGATAGCGTAGATATTGCAGATGTTGTATATCTATTTGTTCATTTACAGCAGTTAAGTGCACCAATTCACTATGCCAAATTATTAAAAATAACCTACTATGATAAAAATGGAAATATCGTCAATCCATACAATGGAGAACCATATGCATACAAAATATTAGTAGATGCCACAGGACAAAGATTCTTACTAAAAAATGAAAGTGAGCCAATTCCAGCATGGGCTGAAGGAAAATACGATAAAGTAATTAATGTTCCATTAAAAAGAGTTGTAGTAATGAGTTCCACACACATTGCCTTAATGGAACCATTAAACGATGATGGTTCAGTTATTGCCTCAGTGAAGGGAATAATGTGGGGTCATATGTATAAGTGGTACTTTGATAATATCAAAGAAGGTTTAGAAAATGGTTCAATAATTGATGTAGGTTCAACATACAATCCTAATTGGGACTTAATCCTTAACCTTTCACCACAAGTCATATTTGTCTATCCAGGATACAGTGGAGATGCAATCATTGCAAAATGTAAGGAGTTAAACTTAACATATGTTGCAGATGCTGAATACTTAGAAGATTCCTATCTTGCAAGATGTGAATGGGTAAAAATGTTTGCAGCATTCTATAATAAAGAAAATGTAGCAAAAGAGTACTTCACAAGAATTGAAAAGAATGCATTAAATGTTAGAAGAATTGTAAGTAAAAGTACTACAAGACCATTAGTGGCTTGGGGTAAGAATTATCCAAAATGGGGAGGAACTTATGTTCCAAGAGCTCAGTCATATGTTGCTAAGGGTATAGAGTTCTGTGGAGGAGATTATATATTCAAGGATCTTCCAGGAACAGGTAGTGCATGTATAGATTATGAAACTTTCGCAGAGAGAGCAAAAAATGCAGATATTTGGGTAGTACCTTCAAGTACTACATGGTTAACAACATTCAAAGAAGATGATCCTGGATATGAATACTTCAAAGCAGTTAGAGATGGAAGATTGTTCTGTATAAGTGACGACTACTGGCAACTTGGATTAATGAATACTGATCAAGTATTAGAAGATTTAGCAACAATCATCCATCCAGAGCTATTCAAAGGAAGAACTACTCACTACTTCTTAAGATACTATCCAGATAATAATACAGCAGTACCATATACAGCAGGATAA